In a single window of the Agromyces sp. H17E-10 genome:
- a CDS encoding efflux RND transporter permease subunit: MHLLAALSMKNRALIALVTIVVAIFGGISLTSLKQELAPSIEFPQLSIVTSYPGASPDVVNNDVSTPIETAIQGITGLESTSTTSSTGLSRVTASFTYGTDLAFAEQKLLSSVNRIQNQLPADVDPQVIALSLDDFPVLQIAVTGADDVSALSDEIERTTLGEITDVDGVRDATLVGEIGQRVTITPDPEKLASYGITQQAIRDALSQNGLLVPAGTITEGDSTFAIQTGTRIGSVDEIAALPVLGATEVQVPDDAELGFDGETTSPDSGFGDGTATDGAAAGAAPRAPVEVTIEDVATVALTDNPVTSISRVNGEPALTISVTKLPAANTVEVSNAVTALLPDLEASLDTTNPGATFTVVFDQAPYIEQSIESLATEGLLGLAFAVIIILIFLMSVRATLVTAISIPTSVLITFIGLQVADYTLNILTLGALTIAIGRVVDDSIVVIENIKRHLVEGVDKATTIVRAVREVAGAITASTITTVAVFLPIALVEGVTGELFRPFSLTVTIALLASLLVSLTIVPVLAYWFLKPAKLHKPAKADETPAELAADETELEAEEAAAAFVDDVWLAPELRDESGATGLPVAPGQRPAASATATATAVAGPAASPSVAHPAVDELEHPSRLQRGYLPIISWTLKHGVVTIIVAVLVLAGTIAMFPLMKTNFLGSSGQNTFRVSQELPVGTSLDALDTASKPVEQVLRDTDGVETVQTSIGTGSNPLAAAFGGGGATVTYSVTTDDSADQDALQADVRDELDGLDPDEVGEVSLAASSGFGASNDIEVDITASNAEDLQAATDAVIGELDGVDSVSQVTSNLSESRPYVAVEVNRDDAAAAGYSEVALGGLVSAAMQPQSAGSVVIDEKTLTIYLATENPPATVEELSALEVPTPTGVVRLDTLATVEQVDGPASVTTVQGLRSATVSATPAGDDLGTASGQVQAAVNTVDLPEGTTASIGGVTADQQESFSQLGLALLAAILIVYIVMVATFRSLLQPLLLLVSVPFAATGAIALQVITGVPLGVASLVGVLMLVGIVVTNAIVLVDLVNQYRDRGMHVRDALMHGASRRLRPILMTALATIFALLPMALGITGHGGFISQPLAIVVIGGLLSSTVLTLVVLPVLYDLVEGGRERRRAKKAAKVSAKAADAVGPADVADAGGPAAG; the protein is encoded by the coding sequence ATGCACCTGCTCGCTGCACTCAGCATGAAGAACCGTGCCCTCATCGCGCTCGTCACGATCGTGGTCGCGATCTTCGGCGGCATCTCGCTCACGAGCCTCAAGCAGGAGCTCGCGCCGTCGATCGAGTTCCCCCAGTTGTCGATCGTCACCAGCTATCCGGGCGCTTCGCCCGACGTCGTCAACAACGACGTCTCGACGCCGATCGAGACGGCGATCCAGGGGATCACGGGCCTCGAGTCGACGTCGACGACGAGCTCGACGGGGCTCAGCCGGGTCACGGCGAGCTTCACCTACGGCACCGACCTCGCGTTCGCCGAGCAGAAGCTGCTCTCGTCGGTCAACCGCATCCAGAACCAACTGCCGGCCGACGTCGACCCGCAGGTCATCGCGCTCTCGCTCGACGACTTCCCGGTCCTGCAGATCGCGGTCACGGGCGCCGATGACGTGAGCGCCCTCTCCGACGAGATCGAGCGCACCACCCTCGGCGAGATCACCGACGTCGACGGCGTGCGCGACGCGACCCTCGTCGGCGAGATCGGCCAGCGCGTCACGATCACGCCCGACCCCGAGAAGCTCGCGAGCTACGGCATCACGCAGCAGGCCATCCGCGACGCGCTCAGCCAGAACGGCCTGCTCGTGCCCGCCGGCACCATCACCGAGGGCGACTCGACGTTCGCCATACAGACCGGCACCCGCATCGGCAGCGTCGACGAGATCGCGGCGCTGCCCGTGCTCGGCGCCACCGAGGTGCAGGTCCCGGATGACGCGGAGCTGGGCTTCGACGGCGAGACGACGTCTCCCGACTCGGGCTTCGGCGACGGCACCGCGACCGACGGTGCGGCGGCCGGTGCGGCCCCGCGGGCCCCCGTCGAGGTCACGATCGAGGATGTCGCCACCGTCGCGCTCACCGACAACCCGGTGACGAGCATCTCGCGCGTCAACGGCGAGCCGGCACTGACCATCTCGGTCACCAAGCTGCCCGCCGCCAACACCGTCGAGGTGTCGAACGCGGTCACCGCGCTGCTGCCCGACCTCGAGGCATCCCTCGACACGACGAACCCCGGCGCGACGTTCACGGTCGTGTTCGACCAGGCGCCCTACATCGAGCAGTCGATCGAGTCGCTCGCGACCGAGGGCCTGCTCGGCCTCGCGTTCGCGGTGATCATCATCCTCATCTTCCTGATGTCGGTGCGTGCGACCCTCGTCACCGCGATCTCGATCCCGACGTCGGTGCTCATCACGTTCATCGGCCTGCAGGTCGCCGACTACACGCTCAACATCCTCACCCTCGGGGCGCTCACGATCGCGATCGGCCGTGTCGTCGACGACTCGATCGTCGTCATCGAGAACATCAAGCGACACCTCGTCGAGGGCGTCGACAAGGCCACGACGATCGTGCGCGCGGTGCGCGAGGTCGCCGGCGCCATCACGGCGTCGACGATCACCACGGTCGCCGTCTTCCTGCCGATCGCACTCGTCGAGGGCGTGACGGGCGAGCTCTTCCGGCCGTTCTCGCTCACCGTGACCATCGCCCTGCTCGCGTCGCTCCTCGTGTCGCTCACCATCGTTCCCGTGCTCGCGTACTGGTTCCTGAAGCCCGCGAAGCTGCACAAGCCCGCGAAGGCCGACGAGACGCCCGCCGAACTCGCGGCCGACGAGACCGAGCTCGAGGCCGAGGAGGCCGCAGCGGCCTTCGTCGACGACGTCTGGCTCGCGCCCGAGCTGCGCGACGAGAGCGGCGCCACCGGGCTGCCGGTCGCGCCCGGTCAGCGTCCGGCTGCGAGTGCGACGGCCACCGCCACCGCGGTCGCCGGCCCCGCGGCATCCCCCTCGGTCGCCCACCCCGCCGTCGACGAGCTCGAGCACCCGTCGCGCCTGCAGCGCGGCTACCTGCCGATCATCTCGTGGACCCTCAAGCACGGCGTGGTGACGATCATCGTCGCCGTGCTCGTGCTCGCGGGCACCATCGCGATGTTCCCGCTCATGAAGACCAACTTCCTCGGCTCGTCGGGGCAGAACACGTTCCGCGTCTCGCAGGAGCTGCCGGTCGGTACGAGCCTCGACGCGCTCGACACCGCCTCGAAGCCCGTCGAGCAGGTACTGCGCGACACCGACGGCGTCGAGACCGTGCAGACCTCGATCGGCACGGGCTCGAACCCGCTCGCCGCGGCGTTCGGCGGCGGCGGTGCGACCGTGACCTACTCGGTCACCACCGACGACTCGGCCGACCAGGACGCCCTGCAGGCCGACGTGCGCGACGAGCTCGACGGGCTCGACCCCGACGAGGTCGGCGAGGTTTCGCTCGCCGCGTCGAGCGGATTCGGTGCGTCGAACGACATCGAGGTCGACATCACCGCCTCGAACGCCGAAGACCTGCAGGCCGCGACCGACGCGGTGATCGGCGAGCTCGACGGCGTCGACTCCGTGTCGCAGGTCACGTCGAACCTCTCGGAGTCGCGTCCCTACGTCGCGGTCGAGGTGAACCGCGACGACGCCGCAGCCGCCGGCTACTCGGAGGTCGCGCTCGGCGGCCTCGTCTCGGCGGCCATGCAGCCGCAGAGCGCCGGGTCGGTCGTCATCGACGAGAAGACGCTCACGATCTACCTCGCGACCGAGAACCCGCCGGCGACCGTCGAGGAGCTCTCGGCCCTCGAGGTGCCGACCCCGACGGGCGTCGTGCGTCTCGACACGCTCGCCACGGTCGAGCAGGTCGACGGGCCGGCATCGGTCACGACCGTGCAGGGGCTCCGCAGCGCGACCGTGTCGGCGACGCCCGCGGGCGACGACCTCGGCACCGCGTCGGGCCAGGTGCAGGCCGCCGTGAACACGGTCGACCTGCCCGAGGGCACGACCGCGTCGATCGGCGGCGTGACCGCCGACCAGCAGGAGTCGTTCTCGCAGCTCGGCCTCGCGCTGCTCGCGGCGATCCTCATCGTCTACATCGTCATGGTCGCGACGTTCCGCTCGCTCCTGCAGCCGCTGCTGCTGCTCGTCTCCGTGCCGTTCGCGGCGACCGGTGCGATCGCGCTGCAGGTGATCACGGGCGTGCCGCTCGGCGTCGCCTCGCTCGTCGGCGTGCTCATGCTCGTCGGCATCGTCGTGACGAACGCGATCGTGCTCGTCGACCTCGTGAACCAGTACCGCGACCGGGGCATGCACGTGCGCGATGCGCTCATGCACGGAGCATCCCGTCGTCTGCGCCCGATCCTCATGACGGCGCTCGCGACGATCTTCGCGCTGCTCCCGATGGCGCTCGGCATCACGGGCCACGGCGGCTTCATCTCGCAGCCGCTCGCGATCGTCGTGATCGGCGGCCTGCTCTCGTCGACCGTGCTCACGCTCGTCGTGCTGCCGGTGCTCTACGACCTCGTCGAGGGTGGGCGCGAACGGCGCCGGGCGAAGAAGGCGGCGAAGGTGTCGGCGAAGGCGGCCGACGCGGTGGGCCCGGCCGACGTGGCTGACGCCGGGGGCCCGGCCGCAGGCTGA
- a CDS encoding RNA polymerase sigma factor, with translation MSDADASGPAGSANADADRARRAVAAVWRIESARIVATLARFTGDVGQAEDLAQEALLEALKQWPDEGVPRNPGAWLTAVAKRRAIDGWRRRERLDERYAAMARDLEQQGGEASDQFWDPDTIDDDVLRLVFVSCHPVLSREAQIALTLRIVGGLSSEEIARAFLVPTATIQQRIVRAKKTLSAANVPFAVPEPDEYPERLASVLHVLYLIFNEGYLPASGDEWLRPDVSAEALRLARIVAGLMPREPEAQSLVALMEFTAARFPARTARDGSAIPLDRQDRSRWDRAQIARGRAALDRADRIGRGRGAYGLQAAIAGCHAVAPSADETDWAQIVVLYEALGRIAPSPVVELNRAAAIAMATGPASALRVVDELVANGKLAGYPALPAVRGELLARLGRTGEARGELETAARLTGNAREREALLAKIAKLGD, from the coding sequence GTGAGCGACGCGGATGCCTCGGGCCCGGCCGGTTCGGCGAACGCCGACGCCGACCGGGCCCGGCGTGCCGTCGCGGCGGTCTGGCGCATCGAGTCGGCCCGAATCGTCGCGACCCTCGCGCGCTTCACGGGCGACGTCGGCCAGGCGGAGGACCTCGCCCAGGAGGCGCTCCTCGAAGCGCTGAAGCAGTGGCCCGACGAGGGCGTGCCGCGCAACCCCGGCGCATGGCTCACCGCGGTCGCGAAACGACGCGCGATCGACGGGTGGCGCCGGCGCGAGCGGCTCGACGAACGATACGCCGCCATGGCCCGCGACCTCGAGCAGCAGGGCGGCGAGGCATCCGACCAGTTCTGGGACCCCGACACGATCGACGACGACGTGCTGCGGCTCGTGTTCGTGTCGTGCCACCCCGTGCTCTCGCGCGAGGCGCAGATCGCGCTCACGCTGCGCATCGTCGGCGGCCTCTCGAGCGAGGAGATCGCGCGGGCGTTCCTCGTACCGACCGCGACCATCCAGCAGCGCATCGTGCGCGCGAAGAAGACGCTCTCGGCTGCGAACGTGCCGTTCGCGGTGCCCGAGCCCGACGAGTACCCCGAGCGGCTCGCCTCGGTGCTGCACGTGCTCTACCTGATCTTCAACGAGGGCTACCTGCCGGCCTCCGGCGACGAATGGCTGCGGCCCGACGTCTCGGCGGAGGCGCTGCGGCTCGCCCGCATCGTCGCCGGGCTCATGCCGCGCGAGCCCGAGGCGCAGTCGCTCGTCGCGCTCATGGAGTTCACCGCGGCCAGGTTCCCGGCGCGCACGGCGCGCGACGGCAGCGCCATTCCGCTCGACCGGCAGGACCGCTCGCGCTGGGATCGTGCGCAGATCGCCCGCGGCAGGGCGGCGCTCGATCGGGCCGACCGCATCGGGCGCGGCCGCGGGGCCTACGGCCTGCAGGCTGCGATCGCCGGATGCCACGCGGTCGCGCCCTCCGCCGACGAGACCGACTGGGCGCAGATCGTCGTGCTCTATGAGGCGCTCGGGCGCATCGCACCGTCGCCCGTGGTCGAGCTCAACCGCGCCGCCGCGATCGCGATGGCGACGGGCCCGGCGTCGGCCCTGCGCGTGGTCGACGAACTGGTCGCCAACGGCAAGCTCGCCGGCTACCCGGCGCTGCCGGCCGTTCGCGGCGAGCTGCTCGCCCGGCTCGGGCGCACGGGCGAGGCGCGCGGCGAGCTCGAGACCGCAGCACGGCTCACGGGCAACGCGCGCGAGCGCGAGGCGCTGCTCGCGAAGATCGCCAAGCTCGGCGACTGA
- a CDS encoding YciI family protein, whose amino-acid sequence MKYMLIMRSNDAAVEAYEEMDFTEVIAAMGAYNESLIKAGVLLAGEGLTDAKEGFVVDFDSTPPVVTDGPYGETKELFNGFWIIQASSPEEAAEWAKRCPLGPGSKLEVRRVTELEDFPQDNEWIQKEAGWRAEAEGRLGTASE is encoded by the coding sequence GTGAAGTACATGCTGATCATGCGATCGAACGACGCCGCCGTCGAGGCCTACGAGGAGATGGACTTCACCGAGGTCATCGCCGCCATGGGCGCCTACAACGAGTCGCTCATCAAGGCGGGCGTGCTGCTCGCCGGCGAGGGACTGACCGACGCGAAGGAGGGCTTCGTCGTCGACTTCGACTCGACTCCCCCGGTCGTGACCGACGGCCCCTACGGCGAGACGAAGGAGTTGTTCAACGGCTTCTGGATCATCCAGGCGTCGAGCCCCGAGGAGGCCGCGGAGTGGGCCAAGCGCTGCCCGCTCGGCCCGGGCTCGAAGCTCGAGGTGCGCCGCGTCACCGAGCTCGAGGACTTCCCGCAGGACAACGAGTGGATCCAGAAGGAGGCCGGCTGGCGCGCCGAGGCCGAGGGTCGGCTCGGCACCGCGAGTGAGTGA
- a CDS encoding heavy-metal-associated domain-containing protein codes for MTHSHAAMTVPEGATELQLTGEAGADASCSCCAIPDASTSSATSAVASDASLVSADYAVAGMTCGNCVSHVSAELAGIEGVEAVEVALVAGGVSTVTVRSTAPLTDAAVAAAVEEAGYEVVAR; via the coding sequence ATGACCCACAGCCACGCCGCCATGACCGTGCCCGAGGGCGCCACCGAGCTCCAGCTGACCGGTGAGGCCGGGGCGGATGCCTCGTGCTCGTGCTGCGCGATCCCCGATGCGTCGACGTCGTCGGCCACGAGCGCTGTCGCCTCCGATGCCTCGCTCGTCAGCGCCGACTACGCCGTCGCCGGCATGACCTGCGGCAACTGCGTGAGCCACGTGAGCGCCGAGCTCGCCGGCATCGAGGGCGTCGAGGCCGTCGAGGTCGCGCTCGTCGCAGGCGGGGTCTCGACCGTGACCGTGCGCAGCACCGCGCCGCTCACCGACGCCGCGGTCGCCGCCGCCGTCGAGGAGGCCGGCTACGAGGTCGTCGCGCGCTGA
- a CDS encoding FdhF/YdeP family oxidoreductase, which translates to MNDEPSTEPYPDLEVGPNEDSAVGVAGIMHAMLPALDDMGIGRTAKLSLKINQDGGFDCMSCAWADPSEHRHTLEFCENGMKAVTWEATPVTVPTSFWAEHSLTSLLDKGEYWLGQQGRLVEPVYKPAGSDHYEPISWDAAFALVGERLRALESPDRAAFYTSGRVSNEAAFLYQLFVRALGTNNLPDCSNMCHESSGTALTASIGVGKATVVYDDFEQADLIIVMGQNPGTNHPRMLGALEAQKRRGGRIVAVNVLPEAGLIRYKNPQRPRGIVGKGTKLADQFIQIRSGGDMALLQAVSKRVLDAEDAAPGTVLDHEFLAAHTEGLDAFRAHLADLDEAEVLLATGITSQEIDELADAYLAADRVIVTWAMGLTQQKKSVDTIKEIVNLLLLRGNMGKPGAGAAPIRGHSNVQGDRTMGIWEQMPERFLAALEAEFGFPVPRGHGRDAIKTVQGLRDGSIEVFIAMAGNFVAAISDTDASEQAMRRAKLTVQVSTKLNRSHVVTGEEALILPVLGRTEIDLQGGVPQFVSVEDTVCSVHGSHGAIPPVAPGLLSEVAVVCRMAEATLGGRGASAGERIETPDPRASIPWTDFECDYDLIRERISRVVPGFEHYNDDVRRKNGFELPISPRVRRFDTPSGKAQITVNELEHLERPAGRLILQTLRSHDQFNTTIYSLNDRYRGIKKGRDVVFVHPDDLAELGLADGQRVDVVSEWPGQPDRVLRAQRLVAYPTARGCAAAYYPEANVLVPLESAADGSNTPVSKAVIVRLEPVAGA; encoded by the coding sequence ATGAACGATGAGCCGTCGACCGAGCCGTATCCCGACCTCGAGGTCGGGCCGAACGAGGACTCGGCGGTCGGCGTCGCGGGCATCATGCACGCCATGCTGCCCGCGCTCGACGACATGGGCATCGGCCGCACGGCGAAGCTGTCGCTCAAGATCAACCAGGACGGCGGCTTCGACTGCATGAGCTGCGCCTGGGCCGATCCGAGCGAGCACCGGCACACCCTCGAGTTCTGCGAGAACGGCATGAAGGCCGTCACCTGGGAGGCGACGCCGGTCACCGTGCCGACCTCGTTCTGGGCCGAGCACTCGCTGACGTCGCTGCTCGACAAGGGCGAGTACTGGCTCGGGCAGCAGGGCCGGCTCGTCGAGCCCGTCTACAAGCCGGCGGGCTCCGATCACTACGAGCCGATCTCGTGGGACGCCGCGTTCGCCCTCGTCGGCGAGCGGCTGCGCGCCCTCGAGAGCCCCGATCGCGCGGCGTTCTACACGAGCGGCCGGGTGTCGAACGAGGCCGCGTTCCTCTACCAGCTGTTCGTGCGGGCGCTCGGCACGAACAACCTGCCCGACTGCTCGAACATGTGCCACGAGTCATCCGGCACCGCCCTCACCGCGTCGATCGGCGTCGGGAAGGCGACCGTCGTCTACGACGACTTCGAGCAGGCCGACCTCATCATCGTGATGGGGCAGAACCCCGGCACGAACCACCCCCGCATGCTCGGCGCCCTCGAAGCCCAGAAGCGTCGTGGCGGCCGCATCGTCGCCGTGAACGTGCTGCCCGAGGCCGGACTCATCCGCTACAAGAACCCGCAGCGGCCGCGCGGCATCGTCGGCAAGGGCACGAAGCTCGCCGACCAGTTCATCCAGATCCGCTCGGGCGGCGACATGGCCCTGCTGCAGGCGGTGTCGAAGCGCGTGCTCGACGCCGAGGATGCCGCGCCCGGCACGGTGCTCGACCACGAGTTCCTCGCGGCGCACACCGAGGGGCTCGACGCGTTCCGCGCGCACCTGGCCGACCTCGACGAGGCCGAGGTCCTGCTGGCGACGGGCATCACGTCGCAGGAGATCGACGAGCTCGCCGACGCCTACCTCGCCGCCGACCGCGTCATCGTCACGTGGGCGATGGGACTCACCCAGCAGAAGAAGTCGGTCGACACGATCAAGGAGATCGTCAACCTGCTGCTGCTGCGCGGCAACATGGGCAAGCCGGGCGCGGGCGCCGCCCCGATCCGCGGGCACTCGAACGTGCAGGGCGACCGCACGATGGGCATCTGGGAGCAGATGCCCGAGCGGTTCCTCGCCGCGCTCGAGGCCGAGTTCGGTTTCCCGGTGCCGCGAGGTCACGGCCGCGACGCGATCAAGACCGTGCAGGGACTCCGCGACGGGTCGATCGAGGTCTTCATCGCCATGGCGGGCAACTTCGTCGCCGCCATCTCCGACACGGATGCCTCGGAGCAGGCGATGCGCAGGGCGAAGCTCACCGTGCAGGTGTCGACGAAGCTCAACCGCTCGCACGTCGTCACGGGCGAGGAGGCGCTCATCCTGCCCGTGCTCGGCCGCACCGAGATCGACCTGCAGGGCGGTGTGCCGCAGTTCGTCTCGGTCGAGGACACGGTGTGCTCGGTGCACGGCAGCCACGGCGCGATCCCACCGGTCGCGCCCGGCCTGCTCTCTGAGGTCGCGGTCGTCTGTCGCATGGCGGAGGCGACGCTCGGCGGTCGAGGAGCGAGCGCCGGCGAGCGTATCGAGACCCCCGACCCGCGAGCGTCGATCCCCTGGACCGACTTCGAGTGCGACTACGACCTCATCCGCGAGCGCATCTCGCGCGTCGTGCCCGGCTTCGAGCACTACAACGACGACGTGCGGCGCAAGAACGGCTTCGAACTGCCGATCTCACCGCGGGTGCGCCGCTTCGACACCCCGAGCGGCAAGGCGCAGATCACCGTCAACGAACTGGAACACCTCGAACGCCCGGCCGGACGCCTCATCCTGCAGACCCTGCGCTCGCACGACCAGTTCAACACGACGATCTACAGCCTCAACGACCGCTACCGCGGCATCAAGAAGGGCCGCGACGTCGTGTTCGTGCACCCCGACGACCTCGCCGAGCTCGGCCTCGCCGACGGACAGCGGGTCGACGTCGTGAGCGAGTGGCCCGGCCAGCCCGACCGCGTGCTGCGCGCTCAACGCCTCGTCGCGTATCCGACCGCGCGCGGCTGCGCGGCCGCCTACTACCCCGAGGCGAACGTGCTCGTGCCGCTCGAGAGTGCGGCCGACGGCAGCAATACGCCGGTCTCGAAGGCCGTCATCGTGCGCCTCGAGCCCGTCGCCGGCGCCTGA
- the fdhD gene encoding formate dehydrogenase accessory sulfurtransferase FdhD, whose protein sequence is MGRITARKRVVRVTVGGSSTVSRRDDLLAVEEPLELRVGGSPLAVTMRTPGHDVDLAIGYLVSEGVVTSGSDVAGAIHCANATAKPGAEGANTYNVLDVTLAPGVTPPSAAVQRDLLMTSACGVCGKASIDAVRTRSAFAVDDDPVRVAPELLVALPGRLRAAQDVFDKTGGLHAAALFDGRTGELLVVREDVGRHNAVDKVIGWAAREGLLPLRGVVLQVSGRASFELVQKASMAGIPVLSAVSAPSSLAVELANEAGLTLLGFVRDPSLVAYSRPDRLLAASGPLDRDAAADASRSLEPDAAADASRPHPTRQPATAQPR, encoded by the coding sequence ATGGGCAGGATCACCGCGAGGAAGCGCGTCGTACGCGTCACGGTCGGCGGGTCGTCGACGGTCAGCCGTCGCGACGACCTGCTCGCCGTCGAGGAACCCCTCGAGCTCCGGGTGGGCGGCTCGCCGCTCGCGGTGACGATGCGCACCCCCGGCCACGACGTCGACCTCGCGATCGGCTACCTCGTCTCCGAGGGGGTCGTCACGAGCGGGTCCGACGTCGCGGGTGCCATCCACTGCGCGAACGCCACGGCGAAACCGGGCGCCGAAGGCGCGAACACCTACAACGTGCTCGACGTGACGCTCGCGCCGGGCGTGACCCCGCCGAGCGCCGCGGTACAGCGCGACCTGCTCATGACGAGCGCGTGCGGCGTGTGCGGCAAGGCCAGCATCGACGCGGTGCGCACCCGCTCGGCGTTCGCCGTCGACGACGATCCGGTGCGCGTCGCCCCCGAGCTGCTCGTCGCCCTGCCCGGGCGGCTGCGCGCCGCGCAGGACGTGTTCGACAAGACCGGCGGGCTGCACGCGGCCGCCCTCTTCGACGGACGCACGGGCGAACTGCTCGTCGTGCGTGAAGACGTCGGCCGGCACAACGCCGTCGACAAGGTCATCGGCTGGGCCGCCCGCGAGGGTCTGCTGCCGCTGCGTGGCGTGGTGCTGCAGGTGTCGGGCCGGGCGAGCTTCGAGCTCGTGCAGAAGGCGTCGATGGCCGGCATCCCCGTGCTGTCCGCGGTGTCGGCACCGTCGTCGCTCGCGGTCGAGCTCGCGAACGAGGCCGGCCTCACCCTGCTCGGCTTCGTGCGCGACCCCTCGCTCGTCGCCTACTCGCGGCCCGACCGGCTGCTCGCGGCATCCGGTCCGCTCGATCGGGATGCCGCAGCCGACGCATCCCGCTCACTCGAACCGGATGCCGCAGCCGACGCATCGCGCCCGCACCCGACACGCCAGCCCGCAACCGCCCAGCCGAGGTGA
- a CDS encoding NTP transferase domain-containing protein codes for MIDVAAVVLMGGRASRLGGIVKGDLVVDGRTLLERAVAAGAAVAREVVVVGEPGRSRLPAGIRVVREEPPFGGPAAAVAAGVRALTGDASAVLLLAGDLPFAADAVPALVEEFAAGEAAGAGGADPGGAAGGARAAGVRAVDDSGRAQHLLCVVRRDALDRAIEALAAHRPLDGASMRALLAPLRFTDLAVPKAATMDVDTWADASAVGATRGETS; via the coding sequence ATGATCGACGTCGCTGCCGTGGTGCTCATGGGCGGACGCGCGTCGCGGCTCGGCGGCATCGTCAAGGGCGACCTCGTGGTCGACGGACGCACCCTGCTGGAGCGGGCGGTCGCGGCAGGCGCCGCGGTCGCGCGCGAGGTCGTCGTGGTCGGCGAGCCCGGGCGTTCGCGATTGCCGGCCGGCATCAGGGTCGTGCGCGAGGAACCGCCGTTCGGCGGTCCGGCGGCGGCCGTCGCGGCCGGCGTCCGGGCATTGACTGGGGATGCCTCGGCCGTGCTGCTGCTCGCGGGCGACCTGCCGTTCGCTGCCGACGCGGTGCCGGCGCTCGTCGAGGAGTTCGCGGCCGGTGAGGCGGCCGGCGCCGGTGGTGCCGACCCGGGCGGTGCGGCCGGTGGTGCACGCGCCGCTGGAGTGCGCGCGGTCGACGACTCCGGTCGTGCCCAGCACCTGCTCTGCGTCGTGCGGCGCGACGCGCTCGACCGCGCGATCGAGGCGCTCGCGGCGCACCGCCCGCTCGACGGGGCGTCGATGCGAGCCCTCCTCGCACCGCTGAGATTCACGGACCTCGCGGTGCCGAAGGCTGCCACGATGGACGTGGACACCTGGGCCGACGCGAGTGCCGTCGGCGCGACTCGAGGGGAGACCTCATGA
- a CDS encoding DUF6457 domain-containing protein: protein MTANDDDLDRTIEEWGDRVRAELGVPDAPLDVNAVLGVAGVAAHAIVRPAAPVTTYLAGYAAGLAVGRGAEPEAAAREALEHVRRLASS from the coding sequence ATGACCGCGAACGACGACGATCTCGACCGCACGATCGAGGAGTGGGGCGACCGGGTGCGCGCCGAGCTCGGCGTGCCCGACGCGCCGCTCGACGTGAACGCCGTGCTCGGGGTCGCGGGCGTCGCGGCGCACGCGATCGTGCGTCCTGCCGCTCCGGTGACCACGTATCTGGCGGGATACGCCGCGGGCCTCGCCGTGGGCCGGGGCGCCGAACCAGAAGCCGCCGCGCGCGAGGCGCTCGAACACGTGCGACGGCTCGCGTCGTCGTGA